A single region of the Salarchaeum japonicum genome encodes:
- a CDS encoding ribbon-helix-helix protein, CopG family — MSSDRLTVSLDEDARDALDTITSKTDSSQSELVRRALTFYAANYEAASTDSSEKLEEYYKMLTGGEHVLLDIDFLHCFLDHVKEDGEPRSEFVADADQVSDYHAQEYVDRFDSLDELLEWLSLCGFLTVRRTTENTYHIVFPSADIRWFMTRFIERSVEPLPFDVTINPGVAKVLLVEE, encoded by the coding sequence ATGAGTTCAGACCGGTTGACCGTGTCGCTCGACGAGGACGCCCGCGACGCGCTCGACACCATCACGAGCAAGACCGATAGTTCGCAGAGCGAACTGGTGCGGCGGGCGCTCACGTTTTACGCCGCGAACTACGAGGCGGCGAGCACGGACAGCTCGGAGAAACTGGAGGAGTACTACAAGATGTTGACGGGCGGCGAGCACGTCCTGCTCGACATCGACTTCCTCCACTGTTTTCTCGACCACGTGAAGGAGGACGGGGAGCCGAGGTCGGAGTTCGTCGCGGACGCCGACCAGGTCTCGGACTACCACGCCCAGGAGTACGTCGACCGGTTCGATTCGCTGGACGAACTCCTGGAGTGGCTGTCGCTCTGCGGGTTCCTGACGGTTCGGCGCACCACCGAGAACACGTACCACATCGTCTTCCCGTCGGCGGACATCCGCTGGTTCATGACGCGGTTCATCGAGCGGAGCGTCGAACCGCTCCCGTTCGACGTGACCATCAACCCGGGCGTTGCGAAGGTTCTCCTCGTCGAGGAGTAG